One Halarcobacter ebronensis genomic window carries:
- a CDS encoding histidine phosphatase family protein: MALITLLRHAPLPKEYQKRYIGHTNIEIDLKLTDLSLVKDLKLKDYDLVFSSDLKRCTQTLELLGFNFSIDSRLREVEFKDSFELKSFDEIEKMDIYEKKYLDSFLAWHEFICKESFSKFEQRVYSFIKELPKNKNILICSHGGTIKMMNSILNNEEYFSSPFNLKYLESVDIIIS; encoded by the coding sequence GTGGCTTTAATAACACTTCTAAGACATGCTCCTTTACCAAAAGAGTATCAAAAAAGATATATTGGACACACAAATATAGAGATAGATTTAAAATTGACAGACTTATCTTTGGTTAAAGATTTAAAACTAAAAGATTATGACTTAGTGTTCTCATCTGATCTAAAAAGATGTACTCAAACTTTGGAGTTATTAGGTTTTAACTTTAGTATTGATAGTAGATTAAGAGAAGTTGAATTTAAAGATAGTTTTGAACTAAAAAGCTTTGATGAAATAGAGAAAATGGATATTTATGAGAAAAAATATTTGGACTCTTTTCTTGCTTGGCATGAATTTATATGTAAAGAGAGTTTTAGTAAATTTGAGCAAAGAGTCTATTCTTTTATTAAAGAACTTCCAAAAAATAAAAATATACTTATTTGTTCCCATGGGGGAACTATAAAGATGATGAACTCTATTTTAAATAATGAAGAGTACTTCTCTTCGCCATTTAACCTAAAGTATTTAGAGTCAGTTGATATAATTATAAGCTAA
- a CDS encoding malate dehydrogenase, with protein sequence MGKKPIIDLKPLDLSFQDRDQIIKLLTFKKSNMTLDIAIYEKDKFIKNSTIVFAHLPKNLKSAIKPL encoded by the coding sequence ATGGGTAAAAAACCAATAATAGATTTAAAACCTTTGGATTTGTCATTTCAAGATAGAGATCAGATTATTAAACTGTTAACTTTCAAAAAATCAAATATGACTCTGGACATTGCCATATATGAAAAAGATAAGTTTATAAAAAACAGTACAATAGTATTTGCTCATCTTCCCAAAAATCTTAAATCTGCCATCAAACCATTATAA
- a CDS encoding HPP family protein, with protein MKNFFKQFKKVNTEPLERSNIIWSWIGSFIGIMSIAIFHRGVLGDEDLSLVIGSFGASAVLVYGAIHSPLAQPRNLIGGHLLSALVGVISYKLFFGNLLLCSAFAVATSILVMQLTLTLHPPGGATALIAVLGSEHIHNLGFIYVLYPVFTGSLILLVIALIVNNIPKHRAYPDRTLKRKKE; from the coding sequence TTGAAAAATTTTTTTAAACAATTTAAAAAAGTAAACACCGAACCCCTTGAGCGCTCAAATATAATATGGTCATGGATAGGTTCCTTTATAGGTATTATGAGCATAGCCATATTTCATAGAGGTGTGTTGGGAGATGAAGATTTAAGTTTAGTCATAGGTTCTTTTGGAGCCAGTGCAGTTTTAGTTTATGGGGCTATTCATTCTCCCTTGGCACAACCAAGAAATCTTATAGGAGGACATCTATTATCTGCATTAGTGGGTGTAATATCCTATAAACTTTTTTTTGGAAATCTTCTTTTATGCTCAGCTTTTGCCGTTGCAACTTCTATTTTGGTTATGCAATTAACATTAACACTACATCCACCAGGAGGAGCAACTGCATTAATTGCTGTTTTAGGTAGTGAACATATTCATAATCTTGGTTTTATTTATGTTTTATATCCCGTTTTTACAGGATCTTTAATCTTATTGGTTATTGCATTAATAGTTAATAATATTCCAAAACATAGAGCTTATCCAGATAGAACATTAAAAAGAAAAAAGGAGTAA
- a CDS encoding metal-sulfur cluster assembly factor, translating into MYSKDDILKAVSTVIDPEVGFNLVEMGLIYDAICNENMEVTVTMTLSTKACPLHQMIVQWVEEAVLRELPKVRLTKVDLVWEPVWNISMATEEVKARLAG; encoded by the coding sequence ATGTATAGTAAAGATGATATTTTAAAAGCTGTATCAACAGTTATTGATCCAGAAGTAGGTTTCAATCTTGTAGAGATGGGACTTATTTATGATGCTATATGTAATGAAAATATGGAAGTTACAGTTACTATGACACTTAGTACAAAAGCTTGTCCATTACATCAAATGATTGTCCAATGGGTTGAAGAAGCAGTATTAAGAGAGTTACCCAAAGTAAGACTAACAAAAGTTGATCTAGTTTGGGAGCCTGTTTGGAATATAAGTATGGCAACAGAAGAAGTAAAAGCAAGATTAGCAGGTTAA
- a CDS encoding aldo/keto reductase: MNYNYIGKSGLRVTPICLGTMTFGSSTDKSEAFQIMDKAYDRGINFFDTAEIYPVPPKASYEGTTEKIVGEWLKSKPRESIILATKIAGAASGWFVPPTRHGLTAIDSFHIKRAVEGSLKRLDTDYIDLYQMHWPDTIVPIEESLKAFDELVREGKVRYIGTSNDSAYGLTKANEVSKHKNLARFESIQNNFSLLNPRFHDELANVCKRENISLLPYSPIGGGVLSGKYNGGFFPEGCRFTAYAKHQNPRVQAQAKRFVNEKTIEATNRYIAIAKEYGISPVTLAVAYSKHFDFVASTIIGARKLAQLDESLAALDFNLDSELLERIEQVQKEILYPMG; this comes from the coding sequence ATGAATTATAACTATATAGGTAAAAGTGGATTAAGAGTTACTCCCATTTGTTTGGGAACTATGACCTTTGGAAGTAGTACTGATAAAAGTGAAGCCTTCCAAATTATGGATAAAGCTTATGATAGAGGAATAAATTTTTTTGATACAGCTGAGATTTATCCTGTTCCTCCAAAAGCTTCTTACGAAGGTACAACAGAAAAAATTGTTGGAGAGTGGTTAAAAAGCAAACCTAGAGAATCAATAATTTTGGCAACAAAAATAGCTGGTGCTGCTTCTGGTTGGTTTGTTCCTCCTACAAGACACGGTTTGACTGCAATTGACTCTTTTCATATTAAAAGAGCAGTTGAAGGAAGTCTAAAAAGACTTGATACTGATTATATTGATTTATATCAAATGCATTGGCCTGATACTATTGTTCCAATTGAAGAGAGTTTAAAAGCTTTCGATGAGTTGGTACGTGAGGGAAAAGTGAGATATATAGGAACTTCAAATGATAGTGCCTATGGACTTACAAAAGCAAATGAAGTATCTAAACATAAAAATTTAGCAAGATTTGAATCTATTCAAAATAACTTCTCTCTTTTAAACCCAAGATTCCATGATGAGTTGGCAAATGTATGTAAAAGAGAAAATATTTCACTTCTTCCATACTCTCCAATTGGTGGAGGAGTTTTATCTGGTAAATATAATGGTGGATTTTTCCCAGAAGGTTGTAGATTTACAGCCTATGCAAAACATCAAAATCCTAGAGTACAAGCTCAAGCAAAAAGATTTGTAAATGAGAAAACTATTGAAGCAACAAACAGATATATTGCAATAGCAAAAGAGTATGGAATCTCACCTGTTACTTTAGCTGTTGCATATTCAAAACATTTTGATTTTGTAGCTTCAACTATTATTGGAGCTAGAAAATTAGCTCAACTGGATGAATCTTTAGCTGCTTTAGATTTTAATCTTGATAGTGAACTTTTAGAGAGAATTGAACAGGTACAAAAAGAGATTCTTTATCCTATGGGATGA
- a CDS encoding SLAC1 anion channel family protein: MEKSEQITAIPSNRLQFFPVMMFAVVMGFTGLSIVFFKMSEDLLFPIIIADIFGYISLTLFLVISFFYLKKIITYTEEVKKEFTHPIRVNFFAAISISMLLLSIFFRHSLPSFSYVIFVVGAILHFFFTFYTIKYWINNNLEMQHSNPAWFIPIVGNIIVPIAGKGFAPDEILYFFFSVGLFFWIILFAIILNRIIFHNQFAPKFMPTLFILIAPPAIGFIAYEKLVLQLDFFAHMLYSLALFFTILVFVMYKNYIKIKFFISWWAFTFPMAAISIATVLMYELSHENIYAVLAYLFTAITVFVVFLVAKETIVHMFKKEICIME; the protein is encoded by the coding sequence ATGGAGAAAAGTGAACAAATTACGGCTATTCCTTCTAATAGACTACAATTTTTTCCAGTTATGATGTTTGCAGTAGTTATGGGATTTACAGGGTTATCTATTGTTTTTTTTAAAATGAGTGAAGATTTACTATTCCCAATTATTATTGCTGATATTTTTGGATATATCTCTTTAACACTTTTTTTAGTTATCTCTTTTTTCTATTTAAAAAAGATTATAACATATACAGAAGAGGTAAAAAAAGAGTTTACACATCCAATTAGAGTAAATTTTTTTGCAGCAATTTCAATCTCTATGCTTCTTTTGTCAATATTTTTTAGACACTCATTACCAAGCTTTTCATATGTTATATTTGTAGTTGGAGCTATTTTACACTTCTTCTTTACATTTTATACGATTAAATATTGGATTAATAATAATCTTGAAATGCAACACTCAAATCCAGCTTGGTTTATTCCAATTGTAGGAAATATTATTGTACCTATTGCAGGAAAAGGTTTTGCTCCTGATGAAATTTTATATTTTTTCTTTTCAGTTGGATTGTTTTTTTGGATTATTCTTTTTGCAATTATTTTAAATAGAATTATATTTCACAATCAATTTGCACCAAAATTTATGCCAACACTTTTTATTCTTATAGCTCCACCTGCAATTGGATTTATTGCTTATGAAAAGTTGGTTTTACAGCTTGATTTTTTTGCACATATGCTTTATAGTTTGGCACTATTTTTTACAATACTTGTTTTTGTAATGTATAAAAATTATATTAAAATTAAATTTTTTATCTCTTGGTGGGCATTTACCTTTCCTATGGCTGCTATTAGTATTGCAACAGTTTTAATGTATGAGTTAAGCCATGAAAATATTTATGCAGTTTTAGCTTATCTTTTTACAGCAATTACCGTATTTGTAGTATTTTTAGTTGCAAAAGAGACTATAGTACATATGTTTAAAAAAGAGATTTGTATAATGGAGTAG